From Paenibacillus sp. FSL H8-0537:
CTGCTATTTGGGTACCGTATCGGTCCATCCTCGTGCGCGTGGCGAGGGGCATATGAAGGTGCTCATGAACATGTGGCTTGAAAAACTGCGCGATACGTATGATATGGTCGTATTATATGGCCAACGACAACGATATGAGTATTTTGGCTTCACTCTTGGCGGTGTAAAGTTCAAGTATTTCGTGGGAGAGGCCAATGTGCGCCATGCCTTAGGACAGGTGAACGACACAGGAATATCCTTCTGCCCGTTATTCGAGATTGAAGGAGCAGAAGCCTTTGCGCATAGCATGAACACCTCGCGGCTTGCTTATGTTGAACGGAACGTACAGCAATTGCCACTTATTTTCAACACTCTTCATCAAAATGCGCTGGGCGTCCTGGATAATGGTAAGTTGATCGGGTACTTGATCGTAAACGAAGCAGGCGATGAAATATCTGAATTCGCGATGGAAAATAAGGACGATATTTCGCGGACTATCAAGGCTTATATGCAATATAGCAGAGCAGAGCGGATTTCTATTTTTACGCCAGAATATGACATTTATCTGAATTCGACTCTGGGCAGCCTTGCTGAAGACTATGTTATCGAGACATCCGACATGTATCATATTCTGGATTTTGCCAATGTATTGAAGGCTTATCTGACTCTTAAGTTCAAGACCACAGGGATTGTCCAGGGGGAGTTCTCCGCAGTCATGGACGGTCAACCGATTACTGCGCGAGTGGATGCGAGCGGCGTGACTGTCGAGCGTTCTGCTAAGCAAGATGCAGTTGTCCTTACTAAGCAGCAGGCTCAGGCGCTTCTGCTTACACAGCACAGTCGTTATATGGCAGTTACTGCGCCCGCAGGATGGTTTCCACTACCGATATTCTGGTACAAGATTGATAAATACTGAGACAATTTGAATGGGAATCTGTTATATACCGGTGCCATTGCAGAACAAGAAACAGTATCATTTAGAAACTACATATCTAACGAGAATCTTCTTGAATATACAAATAAGATGTTAGAGTTAGAGCAAAGTAAACTATTAAAGGGAGTAAATCGTGTGATTTCGGCTTGGAAAATGAATTCAAGGAAGCAGAGTTCAAGAAACGTGATGAAAATCTCTACTACGTAAGTTTACCATTTTCA
This genomic window contains:
- a CDS encoding GNAT family N-acetyltransferase, with translation MVEYRMAAPNERDEYIDLANYAFSLDFETLMPKAYEKSVDSSAMHMVAADEKGRLRAQVAVFPEPMTVCDYTLRTCYLGTVSVHPRARGEGHMKVLMNMWLEKLRDTYDMVVLYGQRQRYEYFGFTLGGVKFKYFVGEANVRHALGQVNDTGISFCPLFEIEGAEAFAHSMNTSRLAYVERNVQQLPLIFNTLHQNALGVLDNGKLIGYLIVNEAGDEISEFAMENKDDISRTIKAYMQYSRAERISIFTPEYDIYLNSTLGSLAEDYVIETSDMYHILDFANVLKAYLTLKFKTTGIVQGEFSAVMDGQPITARVDASGVTVERSAKQDAVVLTKQQAQALLLTQHSRYMAVTAPAGWFPLPIFWYKIDKY